A section of the Streptomyces sp. CG1 genome encodes:
- a CDS encoding NAD(P)/FAD-dependent oxidoreductase — MSTTERPRILVVGGGYVGLYAARRILKKMRYGEATVTVVDPRSYMTYQPFLPEAAAGNISPRHVVVPLRRVLPKAEVLTGRVTTIDQDRKVATIAPLVGEAYELPFDYLVIAMGAVSRTFPIPGLAEQGIGMKGIEESIGLRNHVLEQLDKADSTNDEEIRRKALTFVFIGGGFAGAETIGEVEDMARDAAKYYKNVSREDMRFVLVDAADKILPEVGPKLGQYGKEHLEGRGVEIYLSTSMDSCVDGHVVLKNGLEVDSNTIVWTAGVKPNPALSRFGLPLGPRGHVDCEPTLQVKGTDYIWAAGDNAQVPDLVGRKAGNENAWCPPNAQHALRQARILGDNVVSGMRGFPQKDYEHANKGAVAGLGLHKGVAMIVMGKMKIKLKGRLAWYMHRGYHGMAMPTWNRKIRVFADWTLGMFLKREVVSLGAMENPREEFYEAAKPAPVAAASKTEAKAKAS; from the coding sequence ATGAGCACCACGGAGCGTCCCAGGATCCTCGTAGTAGGCGGTGGGTACGTAGGCCTGTACGCAGCTCGGCGCATCCTCAAGAAGATGCGCTACGGCGAGGCGACCGTCACGGTCGTCGACCCCCGGTCGTACATGACCTACCAGCCCTTCCTCCCCGAAGCCGCCGCCGGCAACATCTCCCCTCGCCATGTCGTCGTCCCGCTGCGACGCGTGCTGCCGAAGGCGGAGGTCCTCACCGGCCGGGTCACCACCATCGACCAGGACCGCAAGGTCGCCACGATCGCCCCGCTGGTGGGCGAGGCGTACGAGCTGCCTTTCGACTACCTCGTCATCGCGATGGGCGCGGTCTCCCGCACCTTCCCGATCCCCGGCCTCGCCGAGCAGGGCATCGGTATGAAGGGCATCGAGGAGTCCATCGGCCTGCGCAACCACGTCCTCGAGCAGCTGGACAAGGCCGACTCCACGAACGACGAGGAGATCCGCCGCAAGGCGCTCACCTTCGTCTTCATCGGCGGTGGCTTCGCGGGTGCGGAGACCATCGGTGAGGTCGAGGACATGGCCCGGGACGCGGCCAAGTACTACAAGAACGTGTCCCGTGAGGACATGCGCTTCGTCCTCGTCGACGCCGCCGACAAGATCCTCCCCGAGGTCGGCCCCAAGCTCGGCCAGTACGGCAAGGAGCACCTCGAGGGCCGCGGTGTGGAGATCTACCTCTCCACCTCCATGGACTCGTGCGTCGACGGCCACGTCGTGCTGAAGAACGGCCTCGAGGTCGACTCCAACACCATCGTGTGGACCGCCGGCGTCAAGCCGAACCCGGCCCTGTCCCGCTTCGGTCTGCCGCTCGGCCCGCGCGGCCACGTCGACTGCGAGCCGACCCTCCAGGTCAAGGGCACGGACTACATCTGGGCCGCCGGTGACAACGCCCAGGTCCCGGACCTCGTCGGCCGCAAGGCGGGCAACGAGAACGCCTGGTGCCCGCCGAACGCCCAGCACGCGCTGCGTCAGGCGCGCATCCTCGGCGACAACGTGGTCTCCGGTATGCGGGGCTTTCCTCAGAAGGACTACGAGCACGCCAACAAGGGCGCGGTCGCCGGTCTCGGCCTGCACAAGGGCGTGGCGATGATCGTCATGGGCAAGATGAAGATCAAGCTCAAGGGCCGCCTCGCCTGGTACATGCACCGTGGCTACCACGGCATGGCGATGCCGACCTGGAACCGCAAGATCCGCGTCTTCGCCGACTGGACGCTCGGCATGTTCCTCAAGCGCGAGGTCGTCTCCCTCGGCGCGATGGAGAACCCGCGCGAGGAGTTCTACGAGGCGGCCAAGCCGGCGCCGGTCGCTGCCGCGAGCAAGACCGAGGCGAAGGCCAAGGCCTCCTGA
- a CDS encoding exopolyphosphatase yields the protein MTRVAAIDCGTNSIRLLVADVHPETGELVDLDRRMTIVRLGQGVDRTGRLAPEALERTFAACREYAEIIKEHGAERLRFVATSASRDASNRDDFVRGVLDILGVEPEVITGDQEAEFSFTGATKELAGREDLTKPYLVVDIGGGSTEFVVGEEHVRAARSVDVGCVRMTERHLVRDGKVSDPPTAEQIAATRADIEAALDLAEQTVPLREAHTLVGLAGSVTTVSAIAQELPEYDSARIHHSRISHDRVREITEWLLRSTHAERAAIPSMHPGRVDVIGAGALVLLAIMERIGAEEVVVSEHDILDGIAFKVAEEAEAGKGGR from the coding sequence ATGACCCGCGTCGCCGCCATCGACTGCGGTACCAACTCCATCCGGTTGCTCGTCGCCGATGTGCACCCCGAGACCGGTGAACTCGTCGACCTGGACCGCCGGATGACGATCGTGCGGCTCGGCCAGGGCGTCGACCGTACCGGCCGGCTCGCTCCGGAGGCGCTGGAGCGGACCTTCGCCGCCTGCCGTGAGTACGCGGAGATCATCAAGGAGCACGGCGCCGAGCGCCTCCGCTTCGTGGCCACCTCCGCCTCCCGCGATGCCTCGAACCGGGACGACTTCGTGCGGGGCGTGCTGGACATCCTCGGGGTCGAGCCGGAGGTCATCACCGGTGACCAGGAGGCCGAGTTCTCCTTCACCGGAGCGACCAAGGAGCTGGCGGGGCGGGAGGACCTCACCAAGCCGTATCTCGTCGTGGACATCGGCGGCGGCTCCACCGAGTTCGTCGTGGGCGAGGAGCACGTCCGGGCGGCACGGTCGGTGGACGTCGGCTGTGTGCGGATGACGGAACGTCACCTGGTGCGGGACGGCAAGGTCTCCGACCCGCCCACCGCGGAGCAGATCGCCGCGACAAGGGCCGACATCGAGGCCGCCCTGGACCTCGCCGAGCAGACGGTGCCGCTGCGCGAGGCGCACACGCTGGTGGGGCTCGCAGGGTCCGTCACCACTGTCTCGGCGATCGCCCAGGAGCTGCCCGAGTACGACTCCGCGCGCATTCACCACTCGCGCATCTCCCACGACCGCGTCCGCGAGATCACCGAGTGGCTGCTGCGCTCCACGCACGCCGAGCGCGCCGCGATCCCGTCCATGCACCCCGGCCGGGTCGACGTCATCGGCGCGGGCGCCCTCGTCCTGCTCGCGATCATGGAGCGGATCGGCGCGGAGGAGGTCGTGGTGAGCGAGCACGACATCCTCGACGGCATCGCCTTCAAGGTGGCGGAAGAGGCGGAGGCGGGCAAGGGCGGCCGCTGA
- a CDS encoding DUF501 domain-containing protein, protein METPPPPTPRTEPTDADVEAFEQQLGRPPRGLRAIAHRCPCGRPDVVETAPRLPDGTPFPTLYYLTCPKASSAIGTLEANGVMKEMTERLQTDPELAAAYRSAHEDYIRRRDEIEELTGFPSAGGMPDRVKCLHVLVAHSLAAGPGVNPLGDEAIAMLPEWWAKGACVVPGADADAAGE, encoded by the coding sequence ATGGAAACGCCCCCGCCGCCCACTCCGCGCACCGAGCCCACCGATGCCGACGTCGAGGCCTTCGAGCAGCAGCTCGGCCGTCCGCCGCGGGGCCTGCGGGCCATCGCGCACCGCTGCCCCTGCGGCCGGCCGGACGTCGTGGAGACCGCGCCGCGGCTGCCCGACGGCACGCCCTTCCCGACGCTGTACTACCTGACCTGCCCGAAGGCGTCCTCCGCGATCGGCACGCTGGAGGCGAACGGCGTGATGAAGGAGATGACCGAGCGGCTGCAGACGGATCCGGAGCTGGCCGCCGCGTATCGCTCCGCGCATGAGGACTACATCCGGCGGAGGGACGAGATCGAGGAGCTGACGGGGTTTCCGAGCGCGGGAGGTATGCCGGACCGGGTGAAGTGCCTGCATGTCCTGGTGGCCCACTCGCTGGCCGCCGGCCCCGGTGTGAACCCGCTCGGCGACGAGGCGATCGCGATGCTGCCGGAGTGGTGGGCCAAGGGGGCGTGTGTCGTTCCCGGCGCCGACGCCGACGCCGCTGGCGAGTAG
- a CDS encoding septum formation initiator family protein: MAVKDRDRFSTATRLRLLGEQTAARVYRSQTKRQDRRSRLTGRAALLALVLCSMIVALAYPMRQYVTQRAQISDLQRQQEQARKRVEQLRDLKARWQDDSYAEQQIRLRLHYVMPGETGYIVVDPGTAKQSRYDLRAAHRPWYANIWDGVDKSDASDQ, encoded by the coding sequence ATGGCCGTGAAGGACCGGGACCGGTTCTCCACCGCGACCAGGCTGCGGCTGCTCGGCGAGCAGACGGCGGCCCGGGTCTACCGCTCGCAGACCAAACGGCAGGACCGCCGCTCCCGGCTCACCGGCCGGGCGGCCCTGCTCGCGCTGGTGCTGTGCTCGATGATCGTCGCGCTCGCCTACCCGATGCGGCAGTACGTGACCCAGCGCGCGCAGATCTCCGACCTCCAGCGGCAGCAGGAGCAGGCCCGCAAGCGGGTCGAGCAGCTGCGCGACCTCAAGGCACGCTGGCAGGACGACTCCTACGCCGAGCAGCAGATCCGGCTCCGGCTGCACTATGTGATGCCCGGGGAGACCGGGTACATCGTCGTCGACCCGGGTACGGCCAAGCAGTCCCGCTACGACCTCAGGGCCGCCCACCGGCCCTGGTACGCGAACATCTGGGACGGGGTCGACAAGTCCGACGCCTCCGACCAGTAG
- the eno gene encoding phosphopyruvate hydratase translates to MLVPSIDVVVAREILDSRGNPTVEVEVGLDDGSTGRAAVPSGASTGAFEAIELRDGDPGRYQGKGVEKAVLAVIEQIGPELVGYDATEQRLIDQAMFDLDATDNKGSLGANAILGVSLAVAHAASEASDLPLFRYLGGPNAHLLPVPMMNILNGGSHADSNVDIQEFMIAPIGAESFSEALRWGAEVYHTLKKVLKSKGLSTGLGDEGGFAPNLGSNREALDLIIEAIKEAGYAPGQQIALALDVAASEFYKDGKYLFEGKERSAAEMTEYYEELVAAYPLVSIEDPLFEDDWAGWKVITDRIGDKVQLVGDDLFVTNPERLARGIEEGTANALLVKVNQIGSLTETLDAVELAQRNGYKCMMSHRSGETEDVTIADLAVATNCGQIKTGAPARSERVAKYNQLLRIEEILDDAAVYAGRSAFPRFKG, encoded by the coding sequence ATGCTCGTGCCGTCCATCGACGTCGTCGTAGCCCGGGAAATCCTGGACTCCCGAGGCAACCCCACGGTCGAGGTCGAGGTCGGCCTCGACGACGGCAGCACGGGTCGTGCCGCCGTCCCGTCCGGCGCCTCGACCGGTGCCTTCGAGGCCATCGAGCTGCGCGACGGTGACCCGGGCCGCTACCAGGGCAAGGGCGTCGAGAAGGCCGTCCTCGCCGTCATCGAGCAGATCGGCCCGGAGCTCGTCGGCTACGACGCCACCGAGCAGCGCCTGATCGACCAGGCCATGTTCGACCTGGACGCCACCGACAACAAGGGCTCGCTCGGCGCCAACGCCATCCTCGGCGTCTCCCTCGCCGTCGCCCACGCCGCCTCCGAGGCCTCGGACCTCCCGCTCTTCCGCTACCTGGGCGGTCCGAACGCGCACCTGCTGCCGGTGCCGATGATGAACATCCTGAACGGCGGCTCGCACGCGGACTCCAACGTGGACATCCAGGAGTTCATGATCGCCCCGATCGGCGCGGAGTCCTTCTCCGAGGCCCTGCGCTGGGGTGCCGAGGTCTACCACACGCTGAAGAAGGTCCTGAAGAGCAAGGGCCTGTCCACCGGCCTCGGCGACGAGGGCGGCTTCGCCCCGAACCTCGGCTCCAACCGCGAGGCCCTCGACCTCATCATCGAGGCCATCAAGGAGGCCGGCTACGCCCCCGGCCAGCAGATCGCCCTCGCGCTCGACGTGGCCGCCTCCGAGTTCTACAAGGACGGCAAGTACCTCTTCGAGGGCAAGGAGCGCTCCGCCGCCGAGATGACGGAGTACTACGAGGAACTGGTCGCGGCCTACCCCCTCGTCTCCATCGAGGACCCGCTGTTCGAGGACGACTGGGCCGGCTGGAAGGTCATCACCGACCGTATCGGCGACAAGGTCCAGCTGGTCGGCGACGATCTGTTCGTCACCAACCCCGAGCGCCTCGCCCGCGGCATCGAGGAGGGCACCGCCAACGCCCTGCTGGTCAAGGTCAACCAGATCGGCTCGCTGACCGAGACCCTGGACGCCGTCGAGCTGGCCCAGCGCAACGGCTACAAGTGCATGATGTCCCACCGCTCCGGCGAGACCGAGGACGTCACCATCGCCGACCTGGCCGTCGCCACCAACTGCGGTCAGATCAAGACCGGCGCCCCGGCCCGCTCCGAGCGCGTCGCCAAGTACAACCAGCTGCTGCGCATCGAGGAGATCCTCGACGACGCCGCGGTGTACGCCGGCCGTAGCGCCTTCCCGCGCTTCAAAGGCTGA